The window TCTGTGCCTTTTGGTAATGCTTCCGACTTGACAACCACCATTGGAGATAGTTGTCTTGTGTGCTTGGCCGAGGGATGTCCAGGTGAAGGGCAGAGAGGCATCCTTCCCACACCTCCCTAGCATACACGCACTGGATTAGAATGTGCTCAACATTATCCTCACTTTGCAAGCACGTATAGCAAGGTGCCGGGTGATCTTGGAGCCCATGTCTTGATCTCCTATCTGAGGTCCACAAGCGATGTTGAACCGCCAGCCAAGCGAAAATCCTACACTTTAGTGTCGCCCAGCTCTTCCAGATACATGCAGCAAAAGGGGAGGTGACACCCCCAGCACACAGCCATCGATAAGTTGATTTTGCCGTGTATAATCCTGAAGGGTCCGCCGGCCAAGAGAAAATATTTGGGACTCCTGCTTGTTGTTGGACCGTGTGAATGGCTTGATTCAGGTGCAGAAGCTGCATATGCGCAGTGAAAGAAAGATCTCCTCTCACATCCTGAGTCCATCTGTTAGCATCCATAGCCTGCTGAACTGTGCGTCTATTTTTCACTTTTGTATCCACTGATGCTACAATGGTGGGAGCAATGTCCGCTGCTGCGAACCCATGGATCCACCGGTCTCTCCAGAACAGGACTTTAGTGTCATCTCCAACCTCAATGTGCACCATGCTGTCAAACACCTGCCTGGCTTCCTCATCTTCCGTCATAGGGATACCTCTCCACGGTCTGGAGTAATCAGTCCGGTGTAGCCACTCCCAGCGCACTCGTAAAGCGAGTGCCTGCAGTTGCAGATTTTTAACCCCCAGCCCTCCCATGTTCAAAGGCCGGCAGATATTGTTCCATGCCACAAGACACTGTCTAGCATTCGTTTTATCCTTCCCAGCCCAAAAGAATGCGCGCATGCTTCGATCAAGCTCCTTGAACACCCAAGCAGGAGCGTCAGTCACCAGAAAGTGGTGAATGGGTTTAGCCGCGAGAACTGACTTCACCAGAATCAGCCTACCCGGGCGTTGAATCAGCCCTCGCTGCCATGCAGGCACCAGCTTGCGCGCCGAGTCCAGGATTGATTGCCATTCCGCACGAGTTAACTGTCGGATGGCAAGCTGGAGTCCAAGATATAAAGTTTAGTTTTGTGTTGACttgtacttatttatttatttattttagaaaaGGGCACcgataggcgccggtgcgccggccgaatcgTTCGGCCGGTCCAGCCCGGACCGTTCGATTTGAGCCACGCAGCCGCTGGATCCCAAGCAAAAAAAAAACGAATCGCCCCAagctctcttcttcctcgggcagtCAGTTGGATCCCGTTTGGGGGAGCGCGACGCCGCGCCTCCTGTCCCCTCCGGTGGTCGCCGGTCCCCACCCTCGCCGGTCTTCCTCGTCGCCGCCGGACCCCCACCCTCGCCGCCCGTCCTCGTCGCCGATCCCTGCCCTCGCCGCCCGTCCTCGTCGCCAGTCCCCGCCCTCGCCAGCTGTCCACGTCGCCAGTTCCCATGCAACAACTCCACCTGCGTTGCAGCTCTTGACGGCGACGGTTGTGGCtcggccgccgcccctcgccattGATGCTCGCCATTGCAGCTCGACCGTCAGTCAATCAACACCGTTTTGAACggatgtagcaaaaaacttcaCCCGTAGTAGCGAAAGTAaactacggttgcagcaaaaatcaaACACCGTCGCCGTCTTTCGCGAGGTCGTGACTCCGCcttacatggatgtagcaaaaagcttCACCGATAGAAGCAAAAATCTACTATGGTTGCAGCAAAAATCAAACACCGTCGCCGTCTTTCGCGAGGTCGCAACTCTGCcttacatggatgtagcaaaaaacttcaGCGGTGGTAGCAAAAAATTCTACTACGATTGCAACAAAAAAATCGTCGTTGTCATCGTCGTGAGGTCGTAGCTCCgcctgatggatgtagcaaaaaccttCGCCTGTAGTAACAAAACCAACTACGGTTGCAGCTTCCCCTTATTATGCAGTTTCATTGAAGTTTTTCtgtctatggttgaagcttttttcaacagCTGTTGAAGCTGTTCTAGGTGACGGTTGCAACACTAGTATACGCGGGCTGCATCCAGCCATGGCGGCAGGCAGCCATGGCGGccggcgagggagcgcctggtCGCCGGCGATGGAGGTTGTGGTCGCCCAGTCGCAGCCCGGGGGGAGGGGGGANNNNNNNNNNNNNNNNNNNNNNNNNNNNNNNNNNNNNNNNNNNNNNNNNNNNNNNNNNNNNNNNNNNNNNNNNNNNNNNNNNNNNNNNNNNNNNNNNNNNNNNNNNNNNNNNNNNNNNNNNNNNNNNNNNNNNNNNNNNNNNNNNNNNNNNNNNNNNNNNNNNNNNNNNNNNNNNNNNNNNNNNNNNNNNNNNNNNNNNNNNNNNNNNNNNNNNNNNNNNNNNNNNNNNNNNNNNNNNNNNNNNNNNNNNNNNNNNNNNNNNNNNNNNNNNNNNNNNNNNNNNNNNNNNNNNNNNNNNNNNNNNNNNNNNNNNNNNNNNNNNNNNNNNNNNNNNNNNNNNNNNNNNNNNNNNNNNNNNNNNNNNNNNNNNNNNNNNNNNNNNNNNNNNNNNNNNNNNNNNNNNNNNNNNNNNNNNNNNNNNNNNGGATGCGCCCGCGTGAAAGCTTGAGGTAGGGGATGGATCTGGCCATGGCGGCAGGCAGCCATGGCAGCCGGCGAGGGGAGCCTGGCCGCCGGCGATGAAGGTCGTGGTGGCCCAgtcgcagctcgggaagaggggagggggaggggacacACTTCCAGGAGGCGGCgctcgcgagaggaagaagaagcatatAAGAAAAAAAATGTTCCGTCCGTGAAAAAAAGCGAGCGAGCGAGGGGCACCGGCCGAAGCGTTCCGCCGGTGCGCCGATGCCAAACGTTTCCCTTTAGAAAAATACAGTCCTTAGATGTTCGGCCGGGCTTACTTCAATTCCTGGATCCGAGTGACCTGCTAGCTGATGCTGGCGCCATAAATTATGTGCAAGGAAAGTGACCTGCTGAGGTTGAAGCCTCGTAGTAGCCAGGTGTCACAACCAGCGGAACTTTCTCCTTCCTTCGATCACCAACGCAAATCTCAACCACATCCTCCCGCGGCCGGTCCCGGCCTTTTATCCCCAGCCATTCCCCGCCACTCCCAGCTGCCACAGCGGATAACTAAAGCTAAGCAATCACCAGAACGCGCGCACGCACACGAAGAACACAGAAACCAGAGGAGCCTAAAAAGATTTCGAAGATGCAAGCATTCCTCGCCTACTCGATCTTTACGAATCCATGCTCGAGGTCTTTCTTTCCGCGTCCAGCAACGCAACCTCGGCTCCTCCTGTCCTCGGTTCCGGCAGCGAGGACGGGTGCTGCTGCCACCGCAAGAAGATGCGGTGGGCCGGGCCGGAGCGTGGTGACCGCGGCGTCATCGTCCCCGGCGGTGGCCGCCGTGGCGACGGACGTTCCCGGGACGATGAAGGCCTGGGCGTACGAAGAGTATGGGGACGCCAGCGTGCTCAAGCTCGATGAGGCCGTGTCGGtgccggcggtgggcgaggaccaGGTGCTGGTCCGGGTGGCAGCCGCGGCGCTCAACCCCGTCGATTCCAAGCGGCGTATGGGCAAGTTCAAGGCCACCGACTCCCCACTCCCGGTGAGCTCGGGCGCCCCTTCAGTTTCACTTCCTTCCGAGCTCGAGCTCTTGATTTGATCACTACTCACTAGCGTGTTGTGTCGTGGTTGGTCTGCAGACTGTGCCAGGGTACGACATGGCCGGAGTGGTCGTCAAGGTCGGCAGCCAGGTGAAAAACCTCAAGGAGGGCGACGAGGTGTACGGCCACATCAGCGAGAAGGTCCTCGAGGGACCCAAGCAGTTCGGCTCGCTGGCAGAGTACACCGCCGTGGAGGAGAAGCTGGTGGCGCTCAAGCCCAAGAGCATCGACTTCGCGCAGGCCGCCGGTCTGCCGCTCGCCATCGAGACCGCCCATGAGGGCCTCGAGAGGGCGGGCTTCTCCGCCGGCAAGTCCATCCTCGTCCTCGGCGGCGCCGGCGGAGTCGGGACCCTCGTCATCCAGGTCTGGCATTGCTCCTGCGTGGCTTCAGTCCAATCTCAAAACTGAATTTCTGTCCAGTCAAAGCACTAACCTGCTGAACATGGCGCAATGAAGCTGGCGAAGCAAGTTTACGGCGCGTCGACGGTGGCGGCCACGGCCAGCACCCCGAAGCTGGAGCTTCTGAAAAGCCTGGGAGCCGACGTGGCCATCGACTACACCAAGGACAACTTCGAGGAcatgccggagaagtacgacgtcGTGTTCGACGCAGTCGGTGAGTTCGTTTGTCAACACAAGAAAAGACTGACAAAACACACACACCAAGCAGTAGTCCGGAGCTGACACATGCTCGGGGGTTTCAGGCCAGGGCGAGAAGGCGGTCAAGGTGGTGAAGGAAGGCGGCAGCGTGGTGGTGCTCACCGGCGCGGTCGCGTCCCCGGGGTTCCGGTTCGTGGTCACCTCCGACGGGTCCGTCCTGGCGAAGCTCAACCCTTACCTCGAGTCCGGGAAGGTGAAGCCGGTGGTCGACCCCAAGGGGCCCTTCCCCTTCTCCCAGGTCGTGGAGGCGTTTTCCTACCTCGAGACCGGGCGAGCCACCGGCAAAGTAGTCATTTCACCAGTTCCATGAGACACTGCTGTAAATAGCTAGCACAAGTGGTGTGTTTTTGTCACAGATCACTGAGCAAATATTTGTTGGATCGTGCGTATAAACAGAAAAAGATGTGATGTTATCAGAGATGGCGGTAGGTTCATGGTGTATTTACTACAATGAACATAAATCTGTAGTATTTGTTCAATCTGTACCTGACATTTTACCATTCAGTTATGTTTCTGATAGTTCAAAAGGCTACAGAGGGTTGTACTGCTTTCCTGAATTTCCAAAGTGAAAGTGAGCACACAAATTATTCTGAGGCAATCAACAATTCTTGTTGTCAGAATAACACCTTGATGATCAGCTACCCTATCCGGTAGGATTTTATTCTTCTCACTAGTAGGATCAAAATGAAAAACTTGTATGATTACAGTGCCTTACGGTAGCACACCGGAAGTGGTTTACTGTATTGTCATTTCTCTGGGTTCTGTTAAAAGAGATGTTCATTCTTACTTTATTTTGTAGTTACAGTAAGTAGAGGGTTACAGTAAGTAGAGGGTTACAGGAAGCATAGATATCTATTCTTCTGCATTACTGACACATTAGTCTTGTTCTTGTGCACTTACAAAAAGGTAAACAAGTTTATGTGAACAAGCTCCAGAAGTTGGGCAAGGACAGACACTACTCAGTCGTGGCTCAACACATCACATGGATAATGGACACGATTGAAAAACAAATGCTGCTGGGATTCCTTGACTTGTTTGTTTAGGGGGCAATTAAAAGGGCGAAAGTTAACGATACATCAATGTTTCTTGATCTTAGCTTTTTCCCATAGCTGCTGAAACGAGTTCCAAATAAACAAAGGGCCATAAAACCAGCAATCAACGTGTACACTTCCAAAATCCAAACTGCTGCAACTTGTAGAGGACCTTCGAAGTAATTCAAATATTTGAACTTGGAAAATGAAGGACTTCAAATATTTAAACTTGATTTGGTTGGGGTGCGCCTGCCTGGGCAGTAGTGCAACACCTAGGCGACACCTGAGGGCCCCAATGGCAAGCCATTGTGGTGCATCCTCCCCCACAAAAAATAAAtttaatatcattgtgggcacatgGCCCACATATCAGATATTAAACTGATAAGAACAGATACTACACTTGATCTTAGCCAAAAGGCCGAGAAAGGTATGAGTTCTTTTGCTGCCCTCCCCCTCCTTTTATAGCTACCTCGACCGTCTCTCCCCACTCCgcaagcgaggtggtactaaaaaaGCGAAACGAAAGAGCAGGCAAACCTGCTGCGCTCGGCCCAGTATTACGGCTTTCATTTTATCCCTGTTCGTTCCGCTACCTGCCTCTGACATATGGGGGACGAGCCGAGCTTGAAGGACGACGTCGACGACTACAGCACCGCGTGAGTCTTGGACAAGATACAAGAAACTTCAAGGGATGGGAAACGTATGAATGTCAGAATGAGCTGTGGAGATCATCAAGCCATGTAAAGTGCATGGAGAACGTACCATTACCATAGCCACGAAGTTGCTCGACATCATCTCTGATAAACTGTGATGGCTACTGGTACAGTTACCATGTTTAGCTTATTTTTCTCTGAAAGCAATACACAGCACCATGACAAAAATACAGGAAGCTGGGAATAATAAATCATGTTCAAAGTAAGTAGATTACTATCTCTAGGAGAGCATGTGGGCTGTTCAACTAAAAGCGACTTTCAGTAGAAAGTGGAAATTTCACTAGGTTCAgtcaaataaagaaaaaataatcTTCAATGTACATTTTATTCTTAGTAGTATCTCACAGTTCTAAATACTTAAGTTGGTAGTATATGACAAGAATGAAGTACAAAAGGTGATTGGATACTTAAAAGCATCGAAATCAACTTGACTTGTTGGTTTTATCAGTTGCCGCATCCATCTTCTGAAGATCATCTGGAGTTTAGGACAAGTGTCAGGGCAATGTGAATCCAAAATATAGCAGAGTCCATTTCCCCAAGAATTCCTCTTCGGTGACGAGTTTCCCATCTTCTAACGATCATCTGGAGTTCTGGACAAGTGATGTGTTTTTCTCACAGATTACTGAGCAAATATCTGTTGGATCATGCATGCAAACAGAAAAGGGTGTGATGTTATCAGAGATGGCGGTAGACTCCTGACTTATTACAGTGAACAGAAATCTTACTCGTTCAGTTTGTACCTGGCCTTTCACAATTCAGTTGTTGTTTCAGATATTTCAAAAAGCTCCAGGGTATTATTGCTGTCCTGGTTTTCCAAAGTGGAAGTGAGCACATTAACTGGGGGATCAATTCCGAGGCAATCAACAGTTCTTGTCGTCAGAGTAACATCTTGATGATTAACTACCCTCGCTAGTAGATCAGAATTAAAAACCTACGCTAGTTGATTAAAGTGGCTTACAGTAGCAACACCGGGAGTGCTTTAAATCTATTGTCATTTCTCTGACTGATTGCAGCAGTCTTTTTCTGTTAAAAGAGATTATCCATTCTTTCTTTATTTTGTAAAGTTGCAGTAAGTAGGATTATGTAGATGCTGGTTAGTATGGTATGTAATGTTCAGCATCCTCGCGCGACCCAGTTTTACGACTTCTTTGTTTTCCAGAAGAAGCTTTCAGTGGTCGTATAGTAGAGTCCATTCCTTTTTTCCCCAAGAAATCCTTTTCGGTCGTGAGTTTCCGTTATGGTTCAGAAGCTTGGATGACTCACCAAAGATTGGTCAGGGAAAAGGATGTACGACGTGAGAAATTCGTAACAGACATAAACAGGGAAACAAGGAGATGGTAGCATCCTTTTATGCAGATCACACTTTCATGATACGTCGTAGTATATATTGTTTAAGCCCCTAATTTATTCCTAAGCATGCACATGTAAAATGTAACTATGTACCAGAAAGCAAGAGTAGTAAGCAATCCAGATTCAAAAAAAAAGAGTAGTTAAACACATAATACAATACAAATCTCGGTTCCTCAACATTACTGATACATAAGTGCTATACTGGTGCACTTACAAAATGGTAAAACGGGTTTATGTGAACAAGTTACTTGAAGTTGGGCAGCACGGACATCATTCAGTTGGTGGCTCAACACATGGATAACGAAAGCGCTTGAGAAAACAAAATGTTGGGATTTCTCGACTTGTTTGTTCTCCTTTTCCCCGTCACAGCGGCAGCAAGTACTACCAAATAAACAGAGAGCAGGAATCTCCTAACCGAGCAAGACAGCAAATCAGCATTGCCTTGTGGCCGCTTGACCGAGGCTCAGACAGATTTCAGAAGCTTGAATACATATGAACTTAGAGTTTTAATTTTAAGAAGTTTATTTAAAAAATTTAACTTAGTTTTGGTTGGGGTGCGCCTGCCTGAGCTGTAGTGCAACGCCCAGGCGACACCTAAGGGCCCAATGGCAAGCCACTGTGATGGACCCTCTCCCACAAAAAATAAATTTAATATCGTTGTGAGCACACAGCCCACATATCAGATATTAAACTGATAAGAACAGATACTACACTTGATCTTAGCCAAAAGGCCGAGAAAGGTATAAGTTCTCCTGCTGCCCTCCCCCTGCTTTTATAGCTGCCTCGACCGCCTCTTCCCCCTCCgcaagcgaggtggtactaaacgaaACGAAAGGAAAGAGCAGCGAACTCGGTCGACCAGGCGAGTCAGCCTCTCGTTCGTTTGGGCTTCAACGGGCTCAACAAAAACACCACGGCAGCATCCTTTCACGGCCCACTGCTACGGCTTCTTTATTTTTCCCTGCTCGCTGTGGGCGAGCCCAAAGGTGACCAGAACCAAGCCGCACGAGTCCGTCGCGTTCAAGTTCCTCCTCTCCTTCTCCAACCGCAGCGATCGATCGAGGCTGCCGGCGATGTACGGCGCCATGAAGGACCAGGCGGTCGCGCTGGTCCGGCGGGCGGTGCAGGAGGACGACGCCGGCGACTACGCGGCCGCGCTCCAGCACTACGTGCAGGCGCTCGACTACTTCGCGGCGCACCTCAGGTACGAGCACAACCCCAGGGTccgcgacgccatcgccgccaggcTCCCGGGGTACGTCGCCCGCGCCGAGGAGATCCGCGCGCTCCTCGACGGCAACCCCGCCCCCTGTGGACCCGCCGGCAACGGCGTGGCGGCGGCGACCAGGAAGAAGGATCCCCGCGGCGGCGGGGACGAGGACGACGAGCGTGCCTCGGAGCGGACCAAGCTCCGCGCGGGGCTCCACTCGGCGATCGTCTCCGAGAAGCCCAACGTGAGGTGGAGCGACGTCGCCGGGCTGGACGGCGCCAAGCAGGCGCTGCAGGAGGCCGTCGTGCTCCCCGTCAGGTTCCCGCAGTTCTTCACCGGTACGTGATCAGGTGCCACCAGAAGCTTCGTCGATTTCGCCTCAATTCGGAGGAAGCGCCTGTTTGTGACGGATCAAAATGTGTCGCGCGATTAATTGCAGGCAAGCGGAGGCCGTGGAGGGCGTTCCTCCTGTACGGGCCGGCGGGGACGGGGAAGTCCTACTTGGCCAAGGCCGTCGCGACGGAGGCCGACTCCACCTTCTTCAGGTGATTGCTACGATTCACTTCTCTTGCGGTTCCAGTCCTTTGTCCCAACAACAGAGGCACATTAATTTTTGTTGCAATGCTGATGTTTGGAGCCAAAGTTTGAATTATTTTGGGATTGCTTGTTGCTAATGCATATCATCACCATTCTGCAACTTATGGACTAATGTTCAGTGTTGAACTAACTGTAGTATATCCTCGTCGGATCTTCTTTCGAAGTGGATGGGAGAAAGCGAAAAGCTGGTCGCAAACCTGTTCGAAATGGCTCGTGAAAATGCCCCCTCCATCATCTTCATCGATGAAATTGATTCTTTGTGTGGCCAACGTGGAGAAGGTAATGAAAGCGAGTCTTCTAGGAGGGTTAAGACGGAGCTGCTCGTCCAAATGCAGGTGACTTCTTCAGACATTGTAGAACACTTGTCACTGTCTTCTTTTTCCATGAAACTGGCAGGATTGTTGTCTTcaagcaagtactccctccgtcccaaaattcttgtcttaaatttgtctagacacggatgtatctaatactaaaatgtgacttgatacacccgtatgtagacaaatctaagacaagaattttgggacggagggagtagaatacaGTGGCTCAGATTGTTGTGAGAAAAGCAACCACATGCATATGTCTGTCTATAAATTAAAAGTTTGCAAAGCAACTGCCATCGATCACAGTTTCTTCAATAGTAACTAAACACATTTTTCTGACATGCTTGTAATATTACAGGGTGTTGGCCATAACGATGACAAGGTCCTTGTTCTTGCTGCTACAAACACTCCATATGCTCTGGATCAGGTAGACATATACTCCTATCAAATATTCATACAATTACAATGTGCATATTTTCTGCGGGGAAAAAATACACTGTACATCTGTGCTGTGTGTTATCCTTATAGTACTGAACCTGTCATACTTGTGCGCTGTGCCCCAGGCCGTCAGGCGGCGTTTTGACAAACGCATCTACATTCCACTGCCTGACCTTAAAGCTAGACAACGCATGCTCAAGGTAACGAGCTGACCAAAAGAAAGCTTCAGTCAACAATACCCCACCTTGACATTGCTACCAACTTCAGTCACCCTTAACATCCGTCACCGCTACAAGGTTCAGTTAACTCAGACTTCACCTTTGCAGGTCCATCTCGGCGACACCCCTCACAGCCTGACCAAGAGCGATTTCGAGAGCGTGGCTCACCGGACAGATGGCTTCTCCGGCTCGGACATCGCCGTCTGCGTATGTCACCATACTCCCCCCAGCCTTTTCTTGCACACAATAAACATATGGTGTCGAGATACCGATACTTCTCCCTTTGCGCGCTTTTGACAGGTGAAGGACGTGCTGTTTGAGCCCATACGCAAGACGCAGGACGCCATGTTCTTCTTCAGGtcagaggacggcggcggcggcacgtgGACGCCGTGCGGGCCAAAGCAAccaggggccgtgcagaccaccatGGAGGAGCTCGCGGCGGAAGGCATGGCTGACCAGGTAAACACTATAAAATGCAGCAGCGTGTTATTTTGCCTCTTGCTTGCCTTGTTCGTCTCTTGCTCAGG is drawn from Triticum dicoccoides isolate Atlit2015 ecotype Zavitan chromosome 6B, WEW_v2.0, whole genome shotgun sequence and contains these coding sequences:
- the LOC119322991 gene encoding 2-methylene-furan-3-one reductase-like, encoding MQAFLAYSIFTNPCSRSFFPRPATQPRLLLSSVPAARTGAAATARRCGGPGRSVVTAASSSPAVAAVATDVPGTMKAWAYEEYGDASVLKLDEAVSVPAVGEDQVLVRVAAAALNPVDSKRRMGKFKATDSPLPTVPGYDMAGVVVKVGSQVKNLKEGDEVYGHISEKVLEGPKQFGSLAEYTAVEEKLVALKPKSIDFAQAAGLPLAIETAHEGLERAGFSAGKSILVLGGAGGVGTLVIQLAKQVYGASTVAATASTPKLELLKSLGADVAIDYTKDNFEDMPEKYDVVFDAVGQGEKAVKVVKEGGSVVVLTGAVASPGFRFVVTSDGSVLAKLNPYLESGKVKPVVDPKGPFPFSQVVEAFSYLETGRATGKVVISPVP
- the LOC119325245 gene encoding protein SUPPRESSOR OF K(+) TRANSPORT GROWTH DEFECT 1-like, with protein sequence MYGAMKDQAVALVRRAVQEDDAGDYAAALQHYVQALDYFAAHLRYEHNPRVRDAIAARLPGYVARAEEIRALLDGNPAPCGPAGNGVAAATRKKDPRGGGDEDDERASERTKLRAGLHSAIVSEKPNVRWSDVAGLDGAKQALQEAVVLPVRFPQFFTGKRRPWRAFLLYGPAGTGKSYLAKAVATEADSTFFSISSSDLLSKWMGESEKLVANLFEMARENAPSIIFIDEIDSLCGQRGEGNESESSRRVKTELLVQMQGVGHNDDKVLVLAATNTPYALDQAVRRRFDKRIYIPLPDLKARQRMLKVHLGDTPHSLTKSDFESVAHRTDGFSGSDIAVCVKDVLFEPIRKTQDAMFFFRSEDGGGGTWTPCGPKQPGAVQTTMEELAAEGMADQVTPPPISRTDFDKVLARQRPTVSKAELGVYTRFTKEFGEEG